The genomic DNA GTAAAACAGTGCTTGATCACTTTTAAACTTGGGACTTACATTGATGATGTTTGGTGTGATGTCGTTCCCATGCATGCCGCCCACTTGTTACTTGGTAGACCATGGCAGTACGATCGTGATGTTATTCATCATGGTAAATTAGAtcgatattattttattttcagtggGAAAAAGTACTCTTTCACCCCTTTGAATCCGAAAGATATTCACAATGATCAAATCGACATGATGAAGTTTTGTAAGGAGGTTATGGGAAGTAAGACACAAAATTCAAAAAAGGCTGAGAGAAAAGAGGTCTTTAGTGAAAAAAGCCAAATTAATAATGACCCAATGGTGAGTGCATCCTCTTGTGAGAAAAAAAGAGTGGTTCATAATTTTTATGTGAGTGGAAAAGATGTGCGACGAGCCTTACTCACTAAAGAACCTTGCATCATTATTCGATTTAGGCAAAACTGTTTATCTTTGACTAACCTTCATAACTCTTTGCCTAGTGTTTTTATGTCTCTTTTGCAGGAATATGAAGATATTTTTGAAGCAGCACCTAAAGGATTGCCACCTTTGAGGGGTATTGAGCATCAAATTGACTTAATAACTGGGTCAACAATTCCAAATCGACCAGCTTATAGAAGCAATCCAAATGAGACGAAGGAGTTACAAAAGCAAGTAGATGAACTTTTGGCGAAGGGTCACATTCGTGAAAGTTTAAGTCCTTGTGCAGTGCCGGTAATTCTGgtgccaaagaaagatggcacgtaTAGAATGTGCGTCGATTGTTGACCAATTAACCAAATTACTATTAAGTATAGACATCCTATTCCAAGGCTTGATGATATGTTTGATGAACTTTATGGTGCTTGTATCTttacaaaaattgatttaaaaagtgGCTACCATCAAATTCGAATGAAAGAGGGGATGAATGGAAAACAAGATTTAAAACTAAGTTTGGTTTATATGAATGGTTAGTCATGCCTttcggtttgactaatgcacctagtACTTTCATGCGCTTGATGAACCATGTTTTGAGAccttatttgggtaaatttgtggTAGTATATTTTGATGATATTCGATTTACTCAACTTCTTTAGATGACCATGTTTTTCATGTTAAATCGCTTTTGGATATTTCGCGAATGAAAAATTATTTGCCAACCTTGATAAATGCACTTTTTCTTGTGATAAACTAATCTTTTAGGTTTTATAGTAAGTGCTCAAGGCATTCATGTCGATGAGGACAAAGTAAAGGCAATTAGAGAATGGCCCACTCCTAAATCAATTACCGAGGTGAGATCTTTCCATGGTTTAGCAAGTTTTATAGACGTTTTGTGAAGGATTTCTCCACTATTGCTGCTCCATTAATCGAGATTATTAAAAATCATGGGTTTTAAATGGGAAGAAGTTCAGAAAAGGCTTTTCAAACTTTAAAGGATAAGTTATGTTTCGCTCCGGTTCTTAAATTACCGATTTTTCTAATACTTTTGAACTTGAATGTGATGCTTGGTATTGGAATTGGTgccgtgttgatgcaagaaaaaGGCCAATTGCATATTTCGGTGAAAAACCGACAGGGCACAATTAAACTACTCAACTTATGATAAGGAGTTGTTGGCATTAGTCCGAGCTCTACAAGTTTGGCAACATTACTTGTTGCCAAATGAGTTCGTTATCCATACAGATCATGAATCCCTAAAATGGTTAAAGGGACAATGTAAGTTAAGTAAGAGACACGCTCGATGGGTGGAATTCATAGAGACATTTCCATATACAATTAAGTATAAAACAGGTAGagaaaatgtagttgctgatgccttaaaatgtagttgctgatgccttATCTCGTAGATATTCTTTGATAACTACATTAAATGCTAAAGTCTTAGGGTTTGAACATATAAAAGATTTATACTTAAATGATATTGATTTTGCAAATGTTTTTTCTAATTGGTGCCTTTAACAAGTTTTATCTTGTAGATGGGTTTCTTTTTCGCCTAAACAGGTTATGTGTTCCACAATGTTCAATGAAAGAGTTATTAATTCATGAAGCACATAGTGGAGGCCTCATGGGACACTTCGGTGTCGCCAAAACACTAGATATTCTACATAAACATTTTTATTGGCCGCACATGAAAAAGGACGTTGAAAAGGTCTGTTCTAATTGTATTACTTGTAAACAAGCAAAATCTAAGGTAATGCCTCATGGACTTTATACTCCTTTACCGATCCCTTCTTCGCCATGGGTAGACTTATCTATGGATTTCATTCTTGGTTTACCACGAACAAAAAAGGGTCGAGATAGTATctttgttgttgttgataggttttCAAAGATGGCTCACTTTATTCCTTGTCACAAAAGGGACGATGCTACACATGTGGCTGACTTGTTCTTTCGAGAGGTGGTGCGCCTACATGGGATACCTCGCACCATTGTATCGAACAGAGACGTAAAGTTCCTAAGCCACTTTTGGAAAGTATTGTGGGGTAAGCTTGGTACTAAATTATTATATTCTACTACATGTCACCCCCAAATAGATGGACAAACTGAGGTAGTCAATCGAGTCTTAGGTGCTTTACTACGAACTGTTGTGGGTAAGAACCTTAAAACTTAGGAAGAATATTTGCCATTTGTTGAGTTTGCATATAACCGATCTATTCACTCTACAACTGCATATTCCCCATTTGAACTTGTTTATGGTTTTAATCTACTAACTGTACTTGATCTTGCACCATTGCCTATAGAAAACATTTCTAGTTTAGACGGTGAGAAGAAAGCTGAATTGGTGAAATCCATGCATGCGAAAGCAAGACAACGAATCgccaaaacaaatgaaacaactGCCAACAAAGCTAACAAGGGGCGCAAGCAAATTATCTTTGAGCCCGGTGACTGGGTTTGGGTCCACATGAGAAAAGAGCGATTTCCAACTAAACGCAAAACAAAATTGGACCCACGTGGCGATGGACCTTTTCAAGTACTCAAGCGTATTAATGACAATGCATATCAAATCGACCTTCCCGGTGAGTATAATGTTAGTGCCACTTTTAATGTCGCTGACCTTTCTCCTTTTGATATTGCAGATTCGAGGGCGAATCCTTTTGTGGAAGAGGGGAATGATACGAGTAACTCAGCCCAATTCAAAGGCCATAATAGAGATGAGTTTAGTTTTCCTCAAGGCCCAATTACGAGATCCAAATCCAAACAAATAAAGTCAAAACTCAAGAAGAAGAGTTGAAGTTTCAAGACAATAAATTCTGGAGTAATGATGAATTAGAAGAgactaattatgtttgtgggcctaaACTCTCAATCTATGACGACAAGCCCATGTGGAAAATGCTAACAATCTTAAGCATTTCACTTTAAGAACCCCAATTGATCTTACAAGCTTAGACatttcatattgggtttaagttttaggcttaatttttattatacataagcacaatattttgtttattagctcttattattttattattattttattccaaatttttataattattaagtattttaagttatttaggaattttatgttaacaagaaagtttagtttaaaactacttcttgtttagattaaattagagttctagtatacttaggagttttatttagatttatttatctagcctatatataggcctttgcattgtacaggggacaattgattattattctatttctcttttgagttaataaattctctttgagttttttcttttcaagaatttctcttgagtttcttttagaagagttttaacaatctttttagattgtgggatcatcttcaaactttttcttgccaaggtttttatcttggaggaaattagagccgcttgaagggggttgtggattcttcgtgtttccaaggcttcttaggacttctacacgccacgttctatctttccatttatcttctttattcacttcctgcatccttgatttattatttgttttaattattttatctaacttggatttaatttcgtttcaggttgtgtcaagaaaaatccaagtttctttccgaacgtctagagccctaagtcaaatctgcgactttgacaaactttacgatccgctTTCGCGTTCATCCTTCTCAACCTTTATCACAAAATgtaaatgtaatttataatactttggtttaagtttcatttatatttacattctaaacttatgtttttttaagagagatttgctttagaagtctccgatgattatatcaagaaggcattaggtaaaagatggagagacaataaaagcactttaaagaaacaatattttaagaaagacataagcctcgaggaaaaattgagaaatgtcccgccgggaatgctgaggtatcaatgggaagatgcggttagattttggaattcaaagaaaggagaggtattgcgtatttccaaactcttatatatagtgtttgctatatacgtaataataattttattatgtaggactgtgagtgagttggaacaagcagcagggaaaaacaaaaattcacgcacacggcagggtcgagaagttttgcttctgtagctgaggccgaggtattatgaatttattaattatttcaaatattaataactttctattattaaataatatttttactactatattgtaggaagtcaaatccggacaaaaagttggacgccttcagctttttgagattacgcataggaagaaagatggatctcctatgacatccgaagctggagaaattatggtatatttacttaataatatttgatttattctaaatatttataatctttaattataattgtttaattcaattcatcattagtagttttaaataatgttaagttatgttgcattcatttttattatatatttcgtttctaactctttaattgattttttaggagaaactaaaggagaagaaggcgaaatatgaagcgattgcttcaagtgatagttctgttaatcttgagaacattgataatgtaattatctttgaagttttgggtctgaaaggtatggtcgagttcgatttcaaggatctcgtgttaccccgacccaatattttggatccggctcccagcaatacatgccttccggaagtcaagctcaagctgaagctcagaggttaagagaccagatagcttagatgcaagcgaacacggttaagcaaattgccgaggttcaacgaaaatatgaagaactccagcaacaacttagagcagAGGCAGAAGAGAGGGAGGCAGTGGCTGCAGCGAGAGAGGCAGAggcacgagcgatggtagcaGAGCAGAGtaaaaagtacgatgacctccatTCTGACTTCAAAgagatgatgcatatgtttcaaagaatcataaaagccgccatcttagacttcagcttttcttattgtaagaatgcTTTTAAGTTCatcacgtttaacattattgtaagaatattttaaattatactttatttattaattatatcatatatctttagttaaatttgaagtatcatttagaattaatgtttttgATTGTATTTTTTATGCTAAATTTGCTATTTTCGGCTGCATTTTAtactatatttgttgtatttggttggattttaatgcaggaagggcaggatattggtgaaaaaaaatattgcaaatctgccaaaattagcggcgtttgtggaaaAAACGCCGCTACAAGCCGTGACTTTTAGCggtgcttttcccacaaacgccgctaaaagccgtgACTTTTAGCGgtacttttcccacaaacgcctcTAAAAGACGTgacttttagcggtgtttttcccacaaacgccgctaaaagctgtgactttttagcggcgtttttttcaataaacgccacaaatttttgtggcgttacctatagcggcatttttttgcggcgttttaaaaagcgccactaaaggctaaaaaaagtgtcgctaaaagtctattttcttgtagtgaTTAAATACTAAATTGCATAGAAAACAAACTCCTTAAGTGCAAAATTGATCCGAATTAACTACTACATTTAACGACAGGTCATATATACATTATTATATTTAGAAAAATTTGAAACAATTTTGCTTTCAATTAAACTtgtaaattaaaagaataaaattttcaattaaaatttattattaaatatttaatctaaatattTGTTAAGAATaaagtttattataaaattaaatacttgaatattattatttaataaaagtaAATTTACAAATTATCATTACATTCCTAAAAAAGTACTTAGCGGAGTAAACGTGATAATGTAACTTTTCTACTATTTTGATCAATATCTTCTACTGTATACCAAATGTTATAAATTAACAATGAATCGCATGCCATTGATATCGTAACATGGGAAAACATTAAAtgctaatgtaaaatatttttactaaaaaataattttgataaatATATAAATCCAATTatactttataaaaaaaaaagaagttagtGTATCTATTTTAGTTTGTCAAAAATTGAACCTCATATGTTACGAAAACTAAAAAGTTAGTATATTAGATTTAAGTTGAGTTTTGATTCAGAATTATAGTAAATATAATATTGGTTACCAACTTCTTCCGTTTgataattaaaatcaaaatagttTGTGTTTGACTTTTGTCAAACAAACTAAAATAAGAAAAGTAAAAGACATTGAATGTTCCGTCGATATTCTCGGGAAATTCCTTTTCTAATTTTAATCCCAATTCCCCTTTCACTTTTGTGAGGTTTTTTGATTTAAAAGAAATAGAATAAGGAAAAGGAAAAAACTTGTTCCGAAATGAATCGAGAATCACCTTCTCCCATGTTTTCTTCTTTTCAAAATCACCGTTTTCGTTTCCTCTAGCTTCTATTTTCGGGAGAGGGGAAGGGGATTTAGAGAGAGAAGAAACACATTATCGGTTAAAAATGACTCTTCAAGTTTTGTCTCGTTCACCGCCGGTGAGACACAAACGTCCGCGTTCACCTGATGACCTGAAGACAGAGAGAAAAGGGAGGAATTATGGGGGAATGGTCGGTGGTTCTGCAGCGGAGTGCACGGCGGTGTGTTGCTGCTTTCCACTTACCATTATGGAGCTGCTTGTTTTAGGACTTTACAAGGTTCCTACTGGACTTTGCAAGAAGGCTTGCAGAAGGAAGAAAGGAAAGCACAAGAGCCATGGCTTTCATCCTACGTCGTCTAGTGAGGACCAGGACACGGAGCTACACCAAATGGTGGGTAATGCGGATGATGGGTCCAGGGTAACCGTGGATTCGGAGGACAAGAAGTCGGACCGGTTCTTTGGGACCGGGTTTTGGAGAGATCCTTCGGAAAAAGAGACCCATGACGTGATGTGTGAAAGGAATTAAATCCACTGTGGGCTACCTTTTTCCAATTGgaaaatttgattattttttctCACTGTTCTTTAGAAACTTCGATTAggtgttttatgtttttacttcATAATGAGATCAAATCATAACTCACCATCCAAAACctgtttcattattttattttatatgctACATATTATTATCTTTAACTTTGTCTCTTTATTCTCACTATTCTCaactatttattttgtttttgctttcattttcaacaacaaattttatttataacaCAAAGTGGTCCTGTAAGCCAAAGACCTCAAGAACCCCTCCAAGGGAATAAAACCACCCTTTGCTTGAATTCTCGCTCCTAACATTGATGGATTACTATCCCACCCTGATGCGAAATGGTCTTCGTCTTCGCCTACGCCTTCGCCACTGTTATTATGAAGATGCCTCTGCTAACCTGAAACAACAGAGAGGGCCAAATAATCCAACATCAATTCAAGCCACCGGCAACGATCTCAAAGGGATTCCAAAAAGCTTACACCTCGACTCAAAGGAACCGAAAGACTTTCTTCCTAACAACCACCGGCGACAATAAACAACAAGAGTCCggcaaaagaaaaagaagaaactgAAAAGAGCAAAGGAAAGGAGAAGAGAAGAAAACAGATAGGAAAAGAAGAAATCAAGTATTCAATGATCAAGAGAGGAGGGAGAAGGTGGGTCAGCAGTGCAAGCACCGACCATATACAGCAGCAACACAGTAGGGGCAAATGAGGTTTCTTAAAAGGAAAACTCGTTCCACAATTTCATAAATTCAAAAAGAGTTCGCAATTACATGATCATGTAGCACATATCAAACTGGGTTTCATGTCCACTATTTAAGTCCATGCGGCTAATGCTATCAGTCACTTTATTAGCCCATCTAGGaacataacaaaaatataaaGAGCTAAAGTAAGATGACATAAACGAGCCTTTGTTCTAAATCTAGAGTAACAATTGAGAATTTagagaccaaaaaaaaaaaaaaattctgccTCAATAATAATATCCATGAAGCCTATCTCTCGAGCAAAATCAAGTTTCATTTGGATGGCATAGGCCTACACCCATTTAGCATCCCAACACTCAGACAAGTGCTGTTCCAAACCATCTAGGACCAACCCATCTTCATCTCACGCCACATAACCAAGGTTTGCAACCCAAGTGTTCTCATCCCAAACCGCATCCACGGTCGCTTTAATTGTCCATATGTTAGGCGCGCGCCACTGCTCCTCTCTCGATTATCTGGGCAGAGTGGTCGATTAAGAAAGTTATGGAGCTAAAATTCCTCATGCAACATCGAGCAAAATTAAGGGCAATATGCGGTGGTGTAAGGCGACCATTGATTACTTCATATTTATTAATAGGGTAAATTATATTGTTGGTGACTCAAGTATTAATGTGTTTCTATTTTAgtcatgaaatttaaaaaaaaaaattattttgtaaccAACATTATCGATATTAAATATTTTGGTCACTATTCCATTAAATGATTAACTGAAGGGTCACATGAACTTTTTGATtattataatgataaatttaacccTCGATATTTACACATTGTTAATTTGACCTAGAAAATAGATCACTTCATCATTCCATTAAATAATTTAACGGACAAGTGATACAAATATTCAATGTCGATAAcattggtaaaaaaaaaatttaaagttctATAATCAACATAAGAACATGATAATACTTGAGTGACCAACAATGCAAACACTTACCAAAAAACATGAATGTATTGTATACCCATAGCCAAAATTCAATATGCAGTCCGACGGAACAAAATGATTGAAGAAAGAACCATCAAAGATATTATATTTAAGTTTCCACATGTCATAATCACATATGCCACTAGATTAGAGCTAGCAAAACAAGCTCAAGTTCGAAAGTCCGCCTGTGTTGATTCGAGTCCGAGAAAACTCGAGCTGGTAACATATTTGAACTCGATAAAATTTGAGCATAAGAAAACTTGATTCTATAAAAATTCAAGTCTAAGACTGATCTGGTCCGAGCCCAAGATAAATCTAACCCAAAGTTCGAaaaactcaaattttaaaattgaataacTATAATagacattaataattaatataaatatatgatattacttaaaataaaaataaaataaaaataaaaataaaaataaaaataaaaataaattgtaattatttattttataaaaatgtattaataagccttacatatttatattaaatttgtaTTCAtagcaaaaataattaattagatatatatgtgtaatttagtatattacaatacatgtttataatttatcaaaattttaaaatcttaaaagtattattttaataagttgaattctGGATTGGGTTTTATATTTTACAAATTGTATATAGGTATTgggtttaatttctttttattttgaacTTGAATATTGGTATATAATTAGTTTATTTTGGATTAGAATAataatttgtatattatttaGGTTTGggcttaatataatattattatttttttgaataaAGATTTTAGTATTaggtttataaatttaataagaaaTATAAAAGTTATTCAATtgtcaatataatataataaataataaaatacattttcatcaattcatatacatatcatataataataaattttacacaCAATaactgttttaattattttaaataaaagaattctattaaatatataataattaatatattatataatactaTTACAATATGTGATATAGTATTGcataatatgataatatattttaaaactattaattGGTTCAAAATCAAAATCACTTTTGTCAACTTATTTACTTGAATTGACTTGATTTAgtcgattaaatcaattttaatcGCTAACTATAATAGATGATATACTattacataatataataatatagtaGATAACTATGACAAAAACTATTAATGCACATGTATAAATATAACTATTGTTATattatagattataataaaacatatagtaTTACATAATATTGTAATGTTTAATATTAatgcttatatatataaactattaatatattgtatatgatatgatatgagatATTAGTATATaatatagtttttttttcttttaactagGCGATCAAAACAATTATTATAAAAGCGAAATCACTACAAAATGAAGTCAACCAAAAGTTACACAAGACACACAGAACGCTACAACTAGATATATTCATGAACTGGGTTACTTAAATTTAGGAAAgtttaaacaaaaatataattCTAAAAATGGGCTTAGACAAAAAAAATAGGCTTGTTAAAAAAtgggctaggcttgggtttaaaTGTTCAAGGCCCAagcccaacccaacccaatcctttgttttttttttttaagtttgtaatgttttatattatgttatatatgtttatatattatgtaatttattatccataaaatatatataattaaaaatattaaattaaaaataatgtaaacatatttttataaatatataaagtcaTCTCGATTTTGACAATATTAGAATTGGATTGAGAAAAtaatctaatttaattaattaattaaaaatattttgaaaatagaaaattaATTATTGAGTTGGACAATTATACAagcttgttttaatttaatttgaaactaaacTACACATATAATTATACTTAATACATGAGAGACCCAAAAAAACTACAGAATAAAAAGTGTCGCAAAATCCTAGTGTGTGTTACCCACCACACAAATTTTAGTAGAACCCGTGttctattaatatattattttttctctctttctagTCTAGTAAaactcatattattatttttctctatataaattaattaagagGCTGCCAAAATGATAAGAAAATATACGAAGATATTGTACTCAATTTTAGTAGAAAACTTTTGAGTTAATTCCTTAAATTCAAATAAATTCTATTATTATTCGTAAGTACTTGTGAGAAAAATTTGTGAGTTAATTATATATTCCTTGACAATTATAATTCAAATTTGTCGgtttgaatttttgttttgaattttcttTAGAGAAAGTTGATTTTCCTATTGGAAAGTTTCGGTTTTTATTTTATGTACAATTCTTGAAAAATTTCACTTTTAACATCAGAGGGTTCGAGAATAATAGAAAAGATTATCCTATTAAAAGCCAAAAGAATTTAGACGATAGATCCAAGATATGATGAATCTCCCTAGCTTGGAAACACAAAtattaaatttgataatataaaTATTCCAATAAAAGTTTGgttttatgaaaaaatttaaatttccgttgttaaataaaattatttttataaataaattttccgACACTTCTTTTCATTAATGTATCAAAAGTTATTGAAATGAGAAAGAGTTCACCATTCCAACAACAAAAGCCATCAATAAATAAGTACAATGTGTCATGTTAAATTACAATCAATATGAATTTCTAATTCAGCAAAAATATCCAtcaaataaatattcaatagaGCATATCAAAAAAAAGTTTCTTGTCATCAAACTCCATGAAGATCAAATATCTTATCTATGGAAACTTTGAACATGTAAAAAGTTTTGATATATTCTTCCTAGGCTCGATTCTTGCAGGAATTATCTTTAGTAATGTGCTCCTAAAAATCCTCACAGATAAacaattaaaacatgaaaatcaaataaTACATGTGGACAACTGGTAGTTATAACTAACACTAAGATTAGGAATGGTAGTTACAACTGGAAGTTATAAATATCCATATTGGTGATTTCAAGTAGTTTTTTCTTAAAATCTTTGGCTATGTGTCTTACTTGTACCATATGGGTGATTTGATACTTGGTTTCCAAGATAAATTTAAGAATATGTTCTACTTGTAAAAACTAAAAATCATATGGACTGAAGTATTTAAATGAAAAAACCCAAATACTTTCTTTTCAGCAGAATTTTATCCAAATACTTGCAATCCAAGTAATACAGCCCCACTGCCAATAACAAGTATAGACTTAGAAAACATTCTTGTGTTTTTCTTCAAAGTGAAAACGATGGCTAAGAGAAGATTTGCCACATTCATAAAGCACCATTGCTAAGTCTTTATTTTTCCTTCTGCCTCCCAACTCAAGCCAAGTTGTAAACTGCCACAAAGGGCATAAGAACACTCCCTAGCCAGAGCTTGCCATCCCTCTCTTCGACTTCACTAACCGCTTTCACAACCTTCCCTTCACTATCCTCCAACACCTGCAACAGCTTTCCATCTGGACTGTATTTCACAACAATTCCGTGCAGCTTACCGCCAATCTGAAGCAGGTATTGAATTTTTGCAGATATAGGGAGCTTGAGAATGAATTTCCTGAGTTTTGGATATAATCCCATTATATGAGCATACGTGAACCTGCGACAGTGAATTGCTACCCAAAATTCACCTTCTTTATTTGTTCGGACATTGTCCGGAAATCCTGGTAAGATGGCAAATACCTCAGTACTCCCTGCTTTCTCACCTTTCAACCAGTACTTGAGTAATCTGTGCATTTAACATAATATTAAATCATCACATAGCAACAGTTAAAAGTTGTACTATAACTATTAAGAACTAATCTACTTTGCCTCTGTAATCCTGGCATTTTTACAAGGAAACGATAAaggtaaagaaaaataaaatctaCAATCATCAATTGCGGTTATCCTTTTTTAAACAGGATCTTTCGACATTCATGGAAAGCAATATGTCATGTATTGAAGCAAAATGGGCTCAAGCAATGTGAAAAATCATCATTGTATATAAATCCAAATGAAAGTGTTTTTAAAGGCTATAGCACGTGCAGATCTAACACAGCAATATTTGAGTACATGTAGAAGCATGCAAACCTGCCCGGACATCCTTCGCAAAATATGAGAAAAGAACCATCCTTGCTCAAGGATACACCGTTTGGAAATTGGAGATTCCTGACAAGGACAGCAGTTTCCTTTGTGTAAAGATTATACTTCAGAAGCCTCCCACTATTCTCCGAAGAAAAAACTAGCTGCATGAAGTTCCTGAATGCTACATTGTCAGTGCCAATTACCAATAATCTTCATTCTACATCATGGGGTCTTTCATGTAGAGTGAAACATGATCGAAGTAAACAGAAAATTTGCTCCGTTCCACTGGCAGAAGTTGCAAATATAGTCTTAAAGGTTCACATGTCAATCAATACAAGTATAACTAACTTATACCGATTTTTTATGTAGGGATTTACAGAAGATTTCAATATATCAATGATTAGAACACATAAAATTTTCAGTATACCGAGATTTCTACGTCTTCTTTCCAATAAACACTACCAGCAGTCTCAAAACTAAAATAGTAAGTTACAGTTGGAATCATTTAATTACCTTATATTTATACAAATTGACAAGGGTGGTGTCAAAATCCACAAACCATGCATGAAAAGAAATCCCATCCCTGGGTGTAAGCACAAATGCAATGCAACAGTAACTTAAATTTAAGGGGCCATCAGGCAGATAAGTGATTCTTGGACATGCCGTATCATGTGACCCCCAAGGCTCATGCATGCTCATATAGACACAGCAATCAAAGA from Gossypium arboreum isolate Shixiya-1 chromosome 9, ASM2569848v2, whole genome shotgun sequence includes the following:
- the LOC108456463 gene encoding uncharacterized protein LOC108456463 gives rise to the protein MTLQVLSRSPPVRHKRPRSPDDLKTERKGRNYGGMVGGSAAECTAVCCCFPLTIMELLVLGLYKVPTGLCKKACRRKKGKHKSHGFHPTSSSEDQDTELHQMVGNADDGSRVTVDSEDKKSDRFFGTGFWRDPSEKETHDVMCERN